A genomic region of Enterobacter hormaechei ATCC 49162 contains the following coding sequences:
- the ubiH gene encoding 2-octaprenyl-6-methoxyphenyl hydroxylase: protein MSVIIVGGGMTGATLALAISQLTQGQLPVHLVEAIAPLTTDHPGFDARAIALAQGTCQQLARIGIWQAIADCATAIDTVHVSDRGHAGFVTLDAHDYRIRALGQVVELHDVGLRLFRLLQDAPGVTLHCPARVASFSRRDEAVSVTLDNGTTLEGQLLVAADGSRSTIATQCGVEWRSESYGQVAVIANVSTAGAHNGRAFERFTEHGPLAMLPMSNGRCSLVWCHAQDRADEVLSWSDERFCSGLQKAFGWRLGRITHAGKRVAYPLALTTASQTVSHRVALVGNAAQTLHPIAGQGFNLGLRDVMSLAELLAQTWREQQDCGAYSVLSHYQKRRQADKAATIGVTDGLVHLFANRWAPLVAGRNLGLMAMELFIPARDVLAQRTLGWVAR from the coding sequence ATGAGCGTGATCATCGTTGGCGGAGGCATGACCGGCGCTACTCTGGCGCTGGCTATTTCGCAGTTAACCCAGGGCCAGCTTCCGGTGCATCTGGTTGAGGCGATCGCGCCACTGACGACCGATCATCCCGGTTTCGACGCCCGCGCCATCGCGCTGGCGCAGGGAACCTGTCAGCAGCTTGCGCGCATTGGGATCTGGCAGGCGATAGCGGATTGCGCGACGGCGATCGACACCGTTCACGTCAGCGATCGCGGGCACGCCGGGTTTGTGACACTGGATGCCCACGACTACCGGATTAGGGCGCTGGGGCAGGTTGTTGAGCTGCATGACGTGGGGCTGCGGCTGTTCCGTCTGTTGCAGGATGCGCCTGGCGTCACGCTGCACTGTCCGGCGCGCGTCGCCAGCTTTAGCCGCCGTGATGAGGCCGTCAGCGTGACGCTGGATAACGGCACCACGCTGGAGGGGCAACTGCTGGTGGCGGCGGATGGTTCTCGCTCCACGATCGCCACGCAGTGCGGCGTCGAATGGCGTTCTGAATCCTATGGGCAGGTGGCGGTCATCGCTAACGTTTCCACGGCTGGCGCGCATAACGGCAGGGCATTTGAACGCTTCACGGAGCACGGCCCGCTGGCCATGCTGCCGATGTCGAACGGGCGCTGCTCGCTGGTGTGGTGCCATGCGCAGGATCGGGCTGATGAGGTTCTCTCCTGGTCCGACGAACGTTTTTGCTCCGGGCTGCAAAAGGCCTTCGGCTGGCGACTTGGGCGTATCACCCACGCCGGAAAACGCGTGGCCTATCCGCTCGCGCTGACCACCGCATCGCAGACAGTCTCCCACCGCGTCGCTCTGGTTGGCAATGCCGCGCAGACGCTGCATCCCATCGCCGGACAAGGTTTCAACCTTGGCCTGCGCGACGTGATGAGCCTGGCTGAGCTACTGGCGCAGACGTGGCGCGAGCAGCAGGATTGTGGTGCATACTCAGTGCTGAGTCATTACCAGAAACGACGCCAGGCGGACAAAGCGGCGACCATTGGCGTCACCGACGGTTTAGTCCACCTGTTTGCCAATCGCTGGGCACCGCTAGTTGCGGGTCGCAACCTCGGGCTGATGGCGATGGAACTGTTCATTCCGGCACGTGACGTGCTGGCGCAGCGGACCCTGGGTTGGGTCGCGCGTTAA
- the ubiI gene encoding FAD-dependent 2-octaprenylphenol hydroxylase, with product MQNVDVAIVGGGMVGLALACGLQGSGLRVAVLEQNAPQPVAQDAPPALRVSAINAASEKLLTHLGVWSEIVAQRASCYHGMEVWDKDSFGHIAFDDESMGYSHLGHIVENAVIHHALWRKAQQGSDITLIAPAKLQQVAWGENDAFITLESGDMLTARLVVGADGANSWLRNKADIPLTFWDYRHHALVATIRTEEPHGGVARQIFHNDGILAFLPLADPHLCSIVWSLEPEKAQQMQEATPNAFSQALCVAFDNRLGLCSLESERQTFPLTGRYARQFAAHRLALVGDAAHTIHPLAGQGVNLGFMDAAELVEELRRLHREGKDIGQHLYLRRYERSRKHSAAMMLASMQGFRELFAGANPAKKLLRDIGLKLADTLPGVKPQLLRQAMGLNDLPDWLR from the coding sequence GTGCAAAATGTTGATGTCGCCATTGTAGGCGGCGGAATGGTAGGACTGGCGCTGGCCTGTGGTTTACAGGGCAGTGGCCTGCGCGTGGCCGTGCTTGAGCAAAACGCGCCGCAGCCTGTGGCGCAGGATGCACCCCCAGCGCTGCGCGTCTCGGCGATCAACGCGGCCAGCGAAAAGTTACTGACGCACCTCGGCGTCTGGTCTGAGATCGTGGCGCAGCGTGCCAGTTGCTATCACGGGATGGAAGTGTGGGACAAAGACAGCTTTGGTCACATCGCGTTTGACGATGAAAGCATGGGCTACAGCCACCTCGGACACATCGTTGAAAACGCGGTGATCCACCACGCCCTGTGGCGCAAAGCGCAGCAGGGCAGCGACATCACGCTGATTGCCCCCGCGAAGCTTCAGCAGGTGGCGTGGGGCGAAAACGACGCGTTTATCACCCTTGAAAGCGGCGACATGCTGACCGCGCGTCTGGTGGTGGGCGCCGACGGCGCCAATTCCTGGCTGCGTAACAAAGCGGATATTCCGCTGACCTTCTGGGATTACCGCCATCACGCGTTGGTGGCCACAATCCGCACCGAAGAGCCGCACGGCGGCGTGGCGCGCCAGATTTTCCATAATGACGGCATTCTGGCCTTCCTGCCGCTTGCCGATCCGCATCTTTGCTCCATCGTCTGGTCCTTAGAGCCGGAGAAAGCGCAGCAGATGCAGGAGGCGACGCCGAATGCCTTCAGTCAGGCACTATGCGTGGCGTTTGATAACCGTCTGGGACTGTGCTCGCTTGAAAGCGAACGCCAGACGTTTCCGTTAACCGGTCGCTACGCGCGTCAGTTTGCGGCGCACCGTCTGGCGCTGGTGGGCGATGCGGCGCATACCATTCATCCGCTGGCCGGGCAGGGGGTGAACCTCGGCTTTATGGACGCGGCGGAGCTGGTTGAAGAGCTGCGTCGTCTGCATCGGGAAGGCAAAGACATTGGACAGCATCTGTATCTGCGTCGTTACGAGCGCAGCCGCAAACACAGCGCGGCGATGATGCTGGCGAGTATGCAGGGCTTCCGTGAGCTGTTTGCCGGAGCAAATCCGGCGAAAAAACTGCTGCGCGATATCGGCCTCAAGCTGGCCGATACCCTTCCCGGCGTAAAACCGCAGCTTCTCCGTCAGGCAATGGGCCTTAACGATCTTCCCGACTGGTTACGTTAA